ACGCGGCATTGGAAAAGCAGCGCAGCGATGTCCTGAAATCTCTGAAGGAGTTGAGAAACCGCCTCAGCGCATATCAGAACCACCACATTGGGAAGGTCGCGCCTCTTTTAGCACTGGAGCCTTCTCTAGGACAGCTCAAAACGATTCTCGTGCCCAAACATCAAGTACTCTTCAATGCAGTTGAGGCAGTCTTTTCCCAATTATCGCCTGCCAAGCTGAAACTGGATGCATCGTTCACTGAAATCAATGCAGCGTTAAATAAGGTTGAAACATCAATCAACGAATTTAAAGAAGACACTACTTTGATGAAAGTTCTCGGAGATGTTCTAGTAGGTCATATTGCTATTGCCCATTCGTTTGTTCAAGTAATCTCAAACAATGTATCCACAATGTTCGATGCCGACCAAATTCTGAAGCACGAATTAGACACTTTAGCTGGAACCGAAGATATTAGTGTTCTTGTTGATCTTCTCGAGCAACGGCAGGATATTGAGAAGAATTTCGAGATTGATGGTATTCTGGATGGTCTCAAAGATTTGCGAAAAGCCGTGGATCAATATGTTGCAAACAAAGTGTTTAATGCGATATCGGTCGAACTTACGTCAGAGGTCATGGGATGGTATAGCCAAGTCAAAACGGTGGGTGATCCTGATGTTCATTTTGATGGATTTGGCATGGAACGTACCACAAAAGGTGAGCTAAAAGCCCGTCGCGTTCAAATCAAGGCTACGTCCTATGGTAAGGATTTGGCCAGCGCAGTATCCTCTCTCAGCGAATCAAAATTGAATGCATTGGGCCTATGCGTGAGTATTGCGACCAATCTGAAGGGTAACTCCCCATTCGAGTTCTTGATTATTGATGACCCAATACAGTCATGGGATGCCGAGCACGAAATTCAATTTATCGAGGTGATACGGAAGTTGGTTGAGGGTGGCAAGCAAGTGATCCTTTTGTCGCATAATCGAAGATGGATGGAACAGGTGCGTCCTGGATGTCGCACTCTGAATGGCTGGTTTTACGAAATCACAGGTTACACAAAGGCAGGACCTTGTTTTTCGGAGGTCCCTTGGGAAAAATGGAAAGAGCGGTTAAAGGAAGTGGACGCAATTGTGAAAGACCCCAATGCGGGGAGTGTCAAGCTACAGCAAGCGGAGGAAGAGATCCGGATCGTCGTTGCCGAACTCACCTCCGAACTATACATCAAGAAGACAGGGATTCAGAAAAGCCCTCATGCTCTAAATTCTACAAAGGTGAGGAAAATGTTACTGGAATGCGGTGTTAATGCAGGATTGGTAGATAAAATTATCCAAACCTACGAAACCACAGATGACGCGCATCATGCTCCTGCAGATTACTCAGCTCAAAGGGAGAGGATTCGACGATATTATGCTTGGGTTAATGAACTCGGACAATTGTTGAGTTAGGGGTATGTCGTATAATCGAGTAGACGATCCCACCAGGTTTAACCGATGGGGTATGCTTCTCACACCACCATATATTCTGGTCATAAATACGGCAGTTCATCATCCTCGAATTCCAAGATAGTATTCCAGGAATGAGGTGGTCTGAGAAATTAGACCAGGAAATTTGACCAGGATCCCGATTTCACTTCGTTCATTGGGATCAATTCGACTAACAATTTTTTCTTCACCGCGTTCGAAAAAATTATTTCCCCTAAACTCAGAAGTATCATCCAAAATTTTCGTAAATTGCGTAACGCAAAATACGTAATTCTATGACGACAAAAAATCCATTTGTCATTTCGGGATATGTTGGTCCTGATTATTTCTGTGACCGGGAGGAAGAATCAGAAACGATTATTAATGCCCTGAAAAACAACCGTAACCTAACGTTGGTATCCATCCGCCGGATGGGCAAGACAGCATTGATTCAGCATGTATTTCATCAATTGGCAAAAGAGAAGGAATTTTCACTCTTTTATATTGACCTGATGCCCACCACAAGTTTAAAAGAATTTATAAATGCTTTTGGGAAAACATTATTGTGGAATCTCGATTCACCGGTCGAAAAAGCGATTAAAAAAGTAACCTCAGCTTTTTCCTTATTACATCCTGAAATTTCCTTTGATCCCTTGACCGGTATGCCGTCAGTAGGATTTCAAATCAATAATGACCGGCAGGCAGTCACATCCATAGAGAAGATTTTCGAATATATAAAAGCCGAAGGGAAAAGGGTTGTTGTTGCGTTCGATGAATTTCAGCAGATTTCTTGTTATCCGGAAAAGAATGTAGAAGCGCTTTTAAGAAGTCAGATTCAATTTGCCAACAACGCATCATTCCTGTTTTCCGGGAGCAGAAAACACATTTTAGAGGCCATGTTTTTCAACCAAAACAGGCCCTTTTACCAAAGTACTCAACTACTCACATTATCTCCCATTCAAAAAGATAAGTACAAAAACTTTATTCATGCGAAATTCCTTGAATCCGGCAGAATCATAAAAATAGAGGATATTGAATTTCTCTTAGAATGGTGCCGGAATCACACATATTATATCCAGTATGTCTGTAATATGATCTATGGGAATGATATAGGATCGATATCATCTGAACTCCTCCGTGATATTTTGCAATCAATTCTGAAAGAAAAGGAGGCTGTTTTCTTTAACTACCGGAATCTGCTTACCGAATCACAGTATAAGCTACTTAAGGCAATTGCAAAAGAGGATGGTGTAGAAAAACCCTATGCATCCGGCTTTATATCCGCCTATAAATTGGGCGCTGCAAGTGCTGTGAATACTGCGCTGACCGCACTTCTCAATAAGGAGATGATCTTCAAGGATCAGGAGAAATATCAGGTTTATGATCTGTTTCTGTCGAGGTGGCTTGCGATGCAGTCAAAGGGTCAAATATGATCCAGCTGGCGCGCTAGCATTGGGGGATTTCACCTAATAATCCTTGTGAAGGATTTTATTTGACTAATTTTAAAAACAGTGTGGCACATACAGGTTGAATCCACCAGATGCTTTAGAACATCCATAAGTTTTTCAAATTAATATCCATTTATTACCTTTGATTTGTAACTTTAACCTTCCCTTTCACAAAAAGTCAATTCATGCGGTTAAATCTTCTCAAGCCTTCCACATCTCTTAACCCCGCCTTTCGGAAAACCAGCCTGAAAAGGGATCAGATTGAATTGTTCAAAGCAAACCTGAAACGGCTGTTTGACAGGATCAACGAACAGGAAAGCGAAGAACATCTAAAAAATATTGTATCCGATTTCCTGAAAGATACCTGGTACAGGAACCTGAATGAAATAAACACCAAGGGCAGGGCTGACCTCGTAATTCATAACGGTAAATCTTCATCCGACACAGCCGGTGTTATATTTGAAGTAAAACGACCAGGTAATATACCTGAGATGATCTCGGCAGAGAAACCGAATGAAAAAGCCCTGCACGAATTGCTGAAGTATTACCTGGAAGAACGCTACATCAATAACAACAAGGAGATCAAGCACCTGATCGTTACCAACATTCTTGAATGGTATATCTTCGACGGCGCCGATTTTGAACGTTTTTTCTTTGAAAATCAAAAACTCACTAAGCAATATAAGGACTGGCATGACGGACTGTTTGGAGTGAAATTAAATGACTGGTTCTATCAGGAAATTGCCAAACCTTTTATTGAAAAGGAACTCACCAGTCTAAATTGTACCTGGTTCAACCTGAAAAGTTTTGAAACTATTATCAGAAACGAAGATAAATCGGACGATGCAAAGCTTCTTGACCTGTATAAAACGCTTTCGCCGGAACATTTACTCAAAAAACCCTTTGCAAATGACAGCAATACCCTGAACAAAGAATTTTACAATGAACTATTGCACATCATTGGTCTTGAAGAAACAAAGGAGGGTGGTAAAAAACTGATAAAGCAAAAGAGAGTTGAAACCAGGAATGAGGGTTCTTTGCTTGAAAATGTCATCAATGTCTTGAAGACCAGGAATAAATTATCTGCTATTGAGAATCCTAAACAATTTGGGGATACCGATGAAGATCAATTGTTTAGTATCGGGCTGGAATTGTGTCTGACATGGCTTAACCGGATTTTATTCCTGAAATTACTGGAAGGGCAACTGGTCAGGTATCACCAGGGAAATAAAGATTACGCCTTCCTGAATTGTGAAAGGGTAAAGGATTTTGATGAACTGAATGAACTCTTTTTTGAAGTCCTGGCGATTCCTTATGACCATCGCACCGGATCAGTAACAGAGAAATTTGGAAATCTTCCCTACCTGAACAGCTCGCTGTTTGAAGAAAGCGACCTTGAAAAGAAAACCCTTGTCATCACAGAGTTAAAGGGACGACTCGAAATTCCAGTTCATTCCTCCACTGTTTTAAAGGATAGCAGCGGAAAAAGAATCTCCGGGAAAAGAAATACCCTGCCCTACCTGTTTGAATTTCTGGATGCGTTTGATTTTGCAAGCGACAACACGGCGGAGATCCAGGAACAGAATAAAACCCTCATCAATGCCTCGGTGCTGGGGCTGATCTTTGAAAAGATCAATGGATATAAGGATGGATCATTCTTTACTCCCGAATTCATCACGATGTACATGTGCCGCGAAACGATACGCAGGGCGGTCATTCAGAAATTCAATGAGAAATACAACTGGCAATGTGCTGATTTTACTGATCTCTATAACAAACTTGAAAGGCTCTCTCTCAAAGAAGCGAATGATACCATCAACAGTTTAAAAATCTGTGACCCTGCAGTAGGTTCCGGGCATTTTCTGGTTTCAGCGCTCAATGAGATCATTTCCATAAAGAATGACCTTGCCATTTTGATGGACAGAGAAGGAAAACGGCTGAAAGGGTATAATGTGACCATCGATAACGATGAACTGATCCTGACGCAGGAAGATGAGATATTTTTTTATAATTATAAAGACAGGGAAAGCCAGCGCATTCAGGAGACCCTGTTCCATGAAAAGCAAACCATCATTGAGAATTGTCTTTTTGGTGTGGATATCAATCCGAAGTCCGTCATGATCTGTAGGCTACGATTGTGGATTGAACTTTTAAAAAATGCTTATTACCTCGGCCCCCACCCCTTCCCCCAGCCCCTTCCCCACCGCGGGGAAGGGGAGAATGTTAACCTATCCTTTGGGGTTCTGGAAACGCTTCCTAATATCGACATCAATATAAAATGCGGGAATTCGTTGATCAGCCGGTATTCGCTTGATGCCGACATGAAAAAAGCGCTCGAAAAGAGCAAATGGACCATCGAATCGTACCGGCTGGCAGTAATGACATACCGCAATGCCAAAAGCAAAGAGGTGAAGCGGGAGATGGAACGGCTTATAGATATGATCAAAAATGACTTTGTCAGCGAAGTTGCTGCCAATGACAAACGGTTACTATTGCTCAAAAAGCTGAACGGTGAACTCTTTACCCTGACAAAACAGACTAGCCTGTTTGAAATGTCAAAGAAAGAGAAAGACGAGTGGAATAAAAAGATCAAAGAAATTACCATCAAAATTAAAAAGCTTGAAACCGAAATTGAAGAGATCAAAAGCAATAAGATCTACAAAAACGCCTTCGAGTGGCGCTTTGAATTCCCTGAAGTGCTGAATGATGACGGAGATTTTGTGGGATTTGATGTGGTGATTGGGAATCCGCCGTATATAAGGCAGGAAGAGCTAGGTTCACTAAAGAATTTTCTGCAAAATGAGTATCGGGTTTTCACCGGAACAGCAGATATACTGGTTTATTTCTTTGAAAAAGGACTAAATCTGCTCCGTAGAAATGGCCGTTTTTGCATGATTACATCCAATAAGTTCATGCGAGCAAACTATGGAAAAAACCTCCGGAATTTCCTACATCAATTTCAACTTGATCGGATCATTGACTTCGGTGAATTACGGGTTTTTGAAGAAGCGTCAACATTCCCAGCGATTTATATTCTGGAGAAAAGTAATTCAAAGCAACCTACCAGATT
This genomic window from Bacteroidota bacterium contains:
- a CDS encoding AAA family ATPase; protein product: MKIKSISIQGFRGFNEEKTINFHNRLTLIYAPNSYGKTSISEAFEWLLYGITSKVEKADSKDEYRGSYRNCHLTESLTPFVRAICVDGSSEIEFRGELVEGDAIKRFVDGREVEEWPFAHELSAAPRPFILQHALKYLLLVKPDERFQGFARLLGLEDLDRIQRNFVSLCTKPDAAIPAEVKQLLRDINALETRLVSQVSLSSIAKSFKKGKKNLAETYEAIMVECRQRVSPGTEEESIFSQLLKIREDAVGKIFKGRIALSDYSVNETQIDSNDEEFFLSCVTTACFKKYMDLITLATVQHVINRAQFLDLGVKFLDETPRKCPFCGQPVNDVLLQHIRDEHKNLARERELNAALEKQRSDVLKSLKELRNRLSAYQNHHIGKVAPLLALEPSLGQLKTILVPKHQVLFNAVEAVFSQLSPAKLKLDASFTEINAALNKVETSINEFKEDTTLMKVLGDVLVGHIAIAHSFVQVISNNVSTMFDADQILKHELDTLAGTEDISVLVDLLEQRQDIEKNFEIDGILDGLKDLRKAVDQYVANKVFNAISVELTSEVMGWYSQVKTVGDPDVHFDGFGMERTTKGELKARRVQIKATSYGKDLASAVSSLSESKLNALGLCVSIATNLKGNSPFEFLIIDDPIQSWDAEHEIQFIEVIRKLVEGGKQVILLSHNRRWMEQVRPGCRTLNGWFYEITGYTKAGPCFSEVPWEKWKERLKEVDAIVKDPNAGSVKLQQAEEEIRIVVAELTSELYIKKTGIQKSPHALNSTKVRKMLLECGVNAGLVDKIIQTYETTDDAHHAPADYSAQRERIRRYYAWVNELGQLLS
- a CDS encoding ATP-binding protein, which translates into the protein MTTKNPFVISGYVGPDYFCDREEESETIINALKNNRNLTLVSIRRMGKTALIQHVFHQLAKEKEFSLFYIDLMPTTSLKEFINAFGKTLLWNLDSPVEKAIKKVTSAFSLLHPEISFDPLTGMPSVGFQINNDRQAVTSIEKIFEYIKAEGKRVVVAFDEFQQISCYPEKNVEALLRSQIQFANNASFLFSGSRKHILEAMFFNQNRPFYQSTQLLTLSPIQKDKYKNFIHAKFLESGRIIKIEDIEFLLEWCRNHTYYIQYVCNMIYGNDIGSISSELLRDILQSILKEKEAVFFNYRNLLTESQYKLLKAIAKEDGVEKPYASGFISAYKLGAASAVNTALTALLNKEMIFKDQEKYQVYDLFLSRWLAMQSKGQI
- a CDS encoding Eco57I restriction-modification methylase domain-containing protein encodes the protein MRLNLLKPSTSLNPAFRKTSLKRDQIELFKANLKRLFDRINEQESEEHLKNIVSDFLKDTWYRNLNEINTKGRADLVIHNGKSSSDTAGVIFEVKRPGNIPEMISAEKPNEKALHELLKYYLEERYINNNKEIKHLIVTNILEWYIFDGADFERFFFENQKLTKQYKDWHDGLFGVKLNDWFYQEIAKPFIEKELTSLNCTWFNLKSFETIIRNEDKSDDAKLLDLYKTLSPEHLLKKPFANDSNTLNKEFYNELLHIIGLEETKEGGKKLIKQKRVETRNEGSLLENVINVLKTRNKLSAIENPKQFGDTDEDQLFSIGLELCLTWLNRILFLKLLEGQLVRYHQGNKDYAFLNCERVKDFDELNELFFEVLAIPYDHRTGSVTEKFGNLPYLNSSLFEESDLEKKTLVITELKGRLEIPVHSSTVLKDSSGKRISGKRNTLPYLFEFLDAFDFASDNTAEIQEQNKTLINASVLGLIFEKINGYKDGSFFTPEFITMYMCRETIRRAVIQKFNEKYNWQCADFTDLYNKLERLSLKEANDTINSLKICDPAVGSGHFLVSALNEIISIKNDLAILMDREGKRLKGYNVTIDNDELILTQEDEIFFYNYKDRESQRIQETLFHEKQTIIENCLFGVDINPKSVMICRLRLWIELLKNAYYLGPHPFPQPLPHRGEGENVNLSFGVLETLPNIDINIKCGNSLISRYSLDADMKKALEKSKWTIESYRLAVMTYRNAKSKEVKREMERLIDMIKNDFVSEVAANDKRLLLLKKLNGELFTLTKQTSLFEMSKKEKDEWNKKIKEITIKIKKLETEIEEIKSNKIYKNAFEWRFEFPEVLNDDGDFVGFDVVIGNPPYIRQEELGSLKNFLQNEYRVFTGTADILVYFFEKGLNLLRRNGRFCMITSNKFMRANYGKNLRNFLHQFQLDRIIDFGELRVFEEASTFPAIYILEKSNSKQPTRFNQIKTLDFHSLVNEVGRTEMCLPESSFGIENWTLASIITNRILEKMRQNSVPLGEYTQDQIYRGILTGFNEAFVIDEVKHHELIAADPRSVEIIFPYANGDDIRKYFIHSRNRYLIFPRRGTDIEQFPAIKSHLEKHKDRLFPGIPGGRKPGSYKWFEIQDSISYYKEFFKPKIVFPDIAKESRWAYSENALFIGNTAYIIPLADKFLLGLMNSRVVFYFYSQIASVLGDVNKGGRLRWIYQDVVKIPVPIIDEKLKSGVINIVDQILSLKTSDPSADTTSLETEIDRMVYELYGLTEEEIRIVEGKSQV